The following proteins are encoded in a genomic region of Paenibacillus sp. FSL H3-0469:
- the ruvB gene encoding Holliday junction branch migration DNA helicase RuvB encodes MDDRIISANLMMDEQAVELSLRPRYLGEYIGQNQVKENLKIYIEAAKMRSEALDHVLLYGPPGLGKTTLANIIANELGVNLRTTSGPAIERPGDLAALLTNLQEGDVLFIDEIHRLHRTVEEVMYPAMEDFALDIMIGKGPSARSVRLDLPPFTLIGATTRAGLLSAPLRDRFGVVSRLEYYTIDELSFIVARNAELLGIEILGDAAEEIALRARGTPRIANRLLKRVRDYAQVRGDGIITPEIAAESLKMLQVDPRGLDSIDHKMLQSMISSFRGGPVGLDTIAATIGEESQTIEDVYEPYLLQIGFLQRTPRGRIVTPAAYHHLGLPLPPQQN; translated from the coding sequence ATGGATGACCGGATTATATCGGCTAATCTGATGATGGACGAGCAGGCGGTGGAATTAAGTCTGCGCCCCCGTTATCTGGGTGAATATATCGGCCAGAACCAGGTGAAAGAGAACCTGAAAATATATATAGAAGCGGCCAAGATGCGCAGTGAAGCACTGGATCATGTTCTGCTCTACGGACCTCCGGGTCTCGGCAAAACGACGCTGGCCAATATTATTGCCAACGAGCTGGGAGTCAATCTGCGGACCACCTCCGGCCCGGCAATTGAACGGCCCGGCGATCTGGCGGCGCTGCTGACGAACCTTCAGGAAGGCGATGTGCTGTTCATTGACGAGATTCACCGTCTGCACCGGACGGTGGAGGAGGTCATGTATCCGGCGATGGAGGATTTCGCGCTGGATATTATGATCGGCAAGGGGCCGAGCGCACGGTCGGTCCGGCTCGATCTGCCGCCCTTCACGCTCATTGGGGCGACGACACGCGCGGGACTGCTGTCTGCTCCGCTGCGTGACCGCTTCGGAGTGGTCAGCCGGCTGGAGTATTACACCATTGATGAACTAAGCTTCATCGTGGCTCGCAACGCTGAACTGCTGGGCATCGAGATTCTGGGCGATGCAGCGGAAGAGATTGCCCTGCGGGCCCGGGGAACACCCCGGATTGCCAACCGTCTTCTGAAGCGGGTACGCGATTACGCTCAGGTCCGGGGCGACGGGATTATCACCCCGGAGATTGCTGCCGAATCGCTGAAGATGCTCCAGGTGGACCCCCGGGGACTGGACAGCATCGACCATAAGATGCTGCAATCCATGATCAGCTCCTTCCGAGGCGGGCCTGTTGGACTGGATACCATCGCCGCTACGATAGGCGAAGAGAGCCAGACCATTGAGGATGTATACGAGCCTTATCTGCTGCAGATCGGTTTCTTGCAGCGTACGCCGCGCGGCCGCATTGTTACGCCTGCGGCATATCATCATCTTGGCCTTCCGCTTCCTCCGCAGCAGAATTGA
- the ruvA gene encoding Holliday junction branch migration protein RuvA has translation MIDFLRGPVAHLEPEYVVLDVQGVGYRVFCPNPYAFAKTEGPVTVFIHYQTREDATLLFGFPSREEQRLFRKLIEVSGIGPRVALGILTGGTPDQLIAAIYQENITFLTKLPGIGKKTAQRMILDLKDKLDGFGGAALQTGLFAVAAEAQSKAEALPWEEARDALKALGYTDAELDRVYLKMKQEGTDTGPVDVLMKKALGLLYIAK, from the coding sequence ATGATAGATTTTCTTAGAGGGCCGGTTGCACATTTGGAGCCGGAATATGTTGTGCTGGATGTGCAGGGCGTGGGGTACCGGGTATTTTGCCCGAACCCGTATGCTTTTGCCAAGACTGAGGGTCCGGTGACTGTGTTCATTCATTATCAGACCCGCGAGGATGCTACGCTTTTATTCGGATTCCCGTCACGTGAGGAGCAGAGGCTGTTCCGCAAGCTGATTGAGGTGTCGGGCATCGGCCCGCGTGTAGCGCTGGGCATTCTGACGGGCGGAACGCCGGACCAGCTGATCGCAGCCATCTATCAGGAGAATATTACTTTCCTGACGAAGCTGCCGGGGATCGGCAAGAAGACGGCGCAGCGGATGATTCTGGATCTGAAGGACAAGCTGGACGGCTTCGGCGGGGCAGCCTTGCAGACGGGATTGTTCGCAGTGGCTGCTGAAGCACAGAGTAAGGCAGAGGCGCTCCCGTGGGAAGAAGCCCGGGATGCGCTGAAGGCGCTTGGTTACACTGATGCCGAGCTGGACCGGGTGTACTTGAAGATGAAGCAGGAAGGCACGGATACCGGACCGGTAGATGTGCTGATGAAGAAGGCGCTGGGGCTGCTGTATATCGCCAAATAG
- the ruvC gene encoding crossover junction endodeoxyribonuclease RuvC has protein sequence MRILGIDPGLAIVGFGFVDKVGNKLTPVQYGCIQTEAHTPEEERLLHVYEGMVQLIDKYKPDAVAVEKLFFSRNVTTALPVAQARGVLILAAVQRGLPVAEYTPMMVKQAVVGYGKAEKKQVQEMVKLLLKLTAVPKPDDVADALAVAVCHAHSVSLNSKLNEVLRK, from the coding sequence TTGCGCATTTTGGGGATTGATCCGGGGCTGGCGATTGTCGGCTTTGGCTTCGTAGATAAGGTTGGCAACAAATTAACACCGGTCCAATACGGCTGTATCCAGACCGAGGCACATACCCCGGAAGAAGAGCGTCTGCTGCATGTCTATGAAGGCATGGTACAGCTGATAGATAAATATAAGCCGGATGCGGTAGCGGTAGAGAAGCTGTTCTTCAGCCGCAATGTGACCACGGCTCTGCCGGTGGCGCAGGCACGCGGGGTGCTGATTCTGGCAGCCGTGCAGCGCGGGCTTCCGGTGGCAGAATACACCCCAATGATGGTGAAGCAGGCTGTAGTCGGTTACGGCAAGGCGGAGAAGAAGCAGGTGCAGGAGATGGTCAAGCTGCTCTTGAAGCTGACGGCTGTGCCGAAGCCCGATGATGTGGCGGATGCGCTGGCGGTGGCGGTATGCCATGCCCATTCCGTGAGTCTTAATTCCAAATTAAATGAGGTATTGCGAAAATGA
- a CDS encoding BofC C-terminal domain-containing protein, with protein MNAFHLKKQLWRRWRRWKKAPWVGAACLVLTLLAWRGMQVPEEISTLLNSSSFLSGSAGQNLEPGSSLPAVAAVYIHTDDDTEDDAAMMNSQELLKAVGKEAISRTVHLKTLYVAGEEVQTLPGKQTPAQLNELIVRHAGWSGWISREGDLWLEQRVNDLSPLTKKEAYFGVDEQGNLTLFQGPPEAERVMKTFFQMDMGSIKSSLPKGIWEQLHQGIRVQDLEEYNSVLSTFSDYARDSSEQVMHAE; from the coding sequence GTGAATGCTTTTCACCTGAAAAAACAACTGTGGCGGCGGTGGAGACGCTGGAAAAAAGCTCCCTGGGTAGGGGCGGCCTGCCTGGTGCTGACGCTGCTCGCCTGGCGCGGCATGCAGGTTCCGGAAGAGATCAGCACGCTGCTTAATTCTTCGTCATTCCTGAGCGGCAGCGCAGGGCAGAACCTGGAGCCCGGAAGCAGCTTACCGGCTGTAGCCGCCGTATATATCCATACAGACGATGATACCGAAGATGATGCCGCCATGATGAACAGTCAAGAGCTGCTGAAGGCTGTGGGCAAGGAAGCCATCAGCAGAACGGTGCATCTCAAGACCCTCTATGTAGCCGGAGAAGAAGTGCAGACCCTGCCCGGCAAGCAGACTCCGGCCCAGCTTAACGAGCTGATTGTCCGGCATGCGGGCTGGAGCGGCTGGATTAGCCGGGAGGGGGACCTGTGGCTGGAGCAGCGGGTTAATGACCTGTCGCCGCTGACCAAGAAAGAAGCCTACTTCGGAGTGGACGAGCAGGGCAACCTGACCTTGTTCCAAGGACCGCCCGAGGCGGAGCGGGTCATGAAGACTTTTTTCCAGATGGATATGGGCTCGATCAAATCCTCTCTGCCCAAGGGAATCTGGGAGCAGCTTCATCAGGGCATCCGGGTACAGGATCTGGAGGAGTACAACAGCGTGCTCTCTACCTTCAGCGACTATGCGAGGGACTCCTCGGAACAGGTGATGCATGCAGAGTGA
- a CDS encoding serpin family protein: protein MNYAERQAAAAAVDSGLAESSNQLGVKLFSQLWKQGSGNLTISPYSVAAALALAYNGSAGETAEELGKLLGYVPDERKKLNTGHQSLMKLLIHGGPGVEVEIANSVWGMKGLPLRKDYLGTGKDFYDAQIKTTDLAAEKSVKEINGWVADHTGDKIQEMLTKPPGPQAVAVLVNALYFKAVWKDVFEEEATKQADFYPTDGPAVQVMMMKRSGMFGYAAHEDWQAVKLPYGEGQMEMVVVLPGEQSSLAELVSHLEQGALLRNEDFSSSRGTLLLPRFTASYGTELSKALQALGAMLAFDPERGDFSLMADLDSPIYVEQVIHKTYIDVNERGTEAAASTVVGLRAGSAPPVDAPFEMNVNRPFLFMIRDRQTGVVLFLGAIENPQSAG from the coding sequence ATGAATTACGCGGAAAGACAGGCTGCCGCAGCAGCGGTCGATTCGGGGCTGGCTGAGAGCAGCAACCAATTGGGCGTGAAGCTGTTCAGCCAATTATGGAAGCAGGGGAGCGGGAACCTGACGATATCCCCTTACAGTGTCGCTGCCGCTCTGGCCCTGGCTTATAACGGCAGTGCCGGCGAGACGGCAGAGGAACTGGGGAAGCTGCTGGGCTACGTGCCGGACGAAAGAAAGAAGCTGAATACCGGCCATCAGTCATTAATGAAGCTCTTGATTCATGGAGGACCGGGCGTAGAGGTGGAGATAGCGAATTCAGTCTGGGGTATGAAGGGGCTGCCGCTGCGCAAGGACTACCTGGGGACCGGTAAGGATTTCTATGATGCACAGATTAAGACTACGGATCTGGCTGCAGAGAAGTCTGTGAAGGAGATTAACGGATGGGTGGCAGACCATACGGGGGACAAGATTCAGGAGATGCTCACGAAGCCGCCCGGACCGCAGGCTGTGGCCGTTTTGGTCAACGCGCTGTATTTCAAAGCCGTCTGGAAGGATGTGTTCGAGGAAGAGGCTACGAAGCAGGCGGACTTTTATCCAACGGACGGACCGGCAGTGCAGGTGATGATGATGAAGCGGAGCGGTATGTTCGGGTATGCAGCTCATGAGGATTGGCAGGCGGTGAAGCTTCCTTACGGAGAGGGACAGATGGAGATGGTAGTGGTCCTCCCAGGTGAGCAATCTTCGCTCGCGGAGCTTGTTAGTCATCTGGAGCAGGGGGCTCTGCTACGGAATGAGGATTTCTCCAGTTCCCGGGGGACGCTGCTGCTGCCAAGGTTCACGGCCAGCTATGGGACAGAGCTCTCCAAGGCGCTGCAGGCGCTGGGCGCTATGCTTGCCTTTGATCCAGAACGGGGGGATTTCTCCCTTATGGCGGATCTGGACAGCCCGATTTATGTGGAACAGGTCATCCACAAAACCTATATTGATGTGAACGAGCGGGGAACGGAGGCGGCGGCTTCCACTGTAGTTGGTTTGCGTGCCGGATCAGCACCGCCTGTAGACGCGCCCTTCGAAATGAATGTCAACCGGCCGTTCCTGTTCATGATCCGGGACAGGCAGACCGGAGTGGTGCTGTTCCTGGGGGCGATTGAGAATCCGCAGAGTGCGGGTTGA
- the fabV gene encoding enoyl-ACP reductase FabV: protein MIIQPKTRGFICTTAHPEGCAGQIQEQIDYVRSQKKLTGPVNVLVIGASTGYGLASRIAAAFGAGANTIGVFFDKAAEGTRTASAGWYNSVAFEREAAKQGLKSFSIVGDAFSDAIKTTTIELIKAEFGTVDLVVYSVASPRRTHPVTGEVFSSVIKPVGQAYSNKTMNFHTGEVSTVTIEPATEDEVRQTIAVMGGEDWGMWISQMQEAGVLADGATTVAYSYIGPKITHPIYKDGTIGQAKNHLEQTAIALNEQLSATGGRAFVSVNKALVTQSSSAIPVVPLYISALYRVMKEKDLHENCIQQMYRLFADHLYNGGEAAADGSHLIRIDDWEMREDVQIEVMRRWNELETANVPELADLAGYQDDFFHLFGFRTEGVDYEAETDPAVEIPNMV, encoded by the coding sequence ATGATTATTCAGCCAAAAACACGCGGCTTTATCTGTACAACAGCTCACCCGGAGGGATGTGCCGGACAAATACAGGAACAGATCGATTATGTACGGTCGCAAAAGAAGCTTACCGGCCCGGTGAACGTGCTGGTCATCGGCGCTTCCACAGGCTATGGACTGGCTTCGCGGATTGCCGCTGCCTTTGGCGCGGGCGCGAACACCATCGGCGTCTTCTTCGACAAGGCTGCTGAAGGCACCCGCACCGCCTCCGCAGGCTGGTACAATTCTGTTGCCTTTGAACGGGAAGCGGCCAAGCAGGGGCTGAAATCCTTCAGCATCGTCGGCGATGCCTTCTCTGACGCCATCAAGACCACAACAATCGAGCTGATCAAAGCCGAATTCGGCACCGTTGATCTGGTCGTGTACAGCGTAGCCTCCCCGCGCCGCACCCATCCTGTAACCGGAGAAGTGTTCTCCTCGGTGATTAAGCCGGTAGGCCAAGCCTATTCGAATAAGACGATGAACTTCCACACCGGAGAGGTCTCCACCGTTACCATTGAACCGGCTACAGAGGATGAAGTCCGCCAGACCATCGCCGTGATGGGCGGAGAAGACTGGGGCATGTGGATCAGCCAGATGCAGGAGGCCGGTGTGCTTGCAGACGGAGCAACTACCGTAGCGTACTCTTATATCGGACCCAAGATTACGCATCCTATCTACAAGGACGGAACCATCGGCCAGGCGAAGAACCATCTGGAGCAGACCGCCATTGCCTTGAACGAGCAGCTCTCCGCCACCGGAGGCCGGGCCTTCGTATCCGTGAATAAAGCACTGGTTACCCAGTCCAGCTCGGCTATCCCGGTAGTGCCGCTGTATATCTCCGCCCTGTACAGAGTTATGAAGGAGAAGGATCTGCACGAGAACTGCATCCAGCAGATGTACCGTCTGTTCGCAGACCATCTGTATAACGGCGGTGAAGCCGCTGCGGACGGCAGCCACCTGATCCGCATTGACGACTGGGAGATGCGCGAGGATGTACAGATCGAGGTCATGAGACGCTGGAATGAGCTGGAGACCGCTAATGTGCCGGAGCTGGCGGATCTGGCAGGCTATCAGGACGACTTCTTCCATCTGTTCGGCTTCCGTACCGAGGGTGTAGACTATGAAGCTGAGACAGACCCTGCCGTAGAGATTCCTAATATGGTGTAA
- a CDS encoding ABC transporter permease, producing MNISYKRASAIFVKDYKEFSRNYALSIMLLFPILFALLFKSAGTPLPGAAGLLFNSSFVLLTCFAQACLIAEEKERNTLRSLMMTPATTMDVLMGKSSLVFVMSAVVLTVSTLLYGYEPVSIGAFVAAIVLSIVLYTAAGTICGLYSKTLLDASLSIIPVAFIFMGAPWGAVLAKNYPVLGLLDYMPSSQLIHLLNLSPAGYSAAEVWPPLLIIAAWTAVLTLVSVVLYQKRLRDE from the coding sequence ATGAACATCTCCTATAAGCGGGCCAGCGCGATCTTTGTGAAGGATTACAAGGAATTCTCGCGCAATTATGCGCTGTCCATTATGCTGCTGTTTCCGATTCTGTTTGCGCTGCTGTTTAAAAGCGCAGGTACACCCTTGCCGGGAGCCGCCGGACTTCTGTTCAACAGTTCGTTTGTGCTGCTGACCTGCTTCGCTCAAGCCTGCCTGATTGCGGAAGAGAAGGAGCGTAACACGCTGCGGTCCCTTATGATGACTCCGGCTACTACAATGGATGTACTGATGGGCAAAAGCAGTCTGGTCTTTGTCATGTCAGCGGTGGTACTTACCGTTTCTACACTATTGTATGGCTATGAACCAGTAAGTATAGGGGCATTTGTAGCCGCGATTGTTCTTTCCATTGTTCTCTACACGGCAGCCGGGACGATCTGCGGTCTCTATTCCAAAACCTTACTTGATGCTTCCTTATCCATCATCCCGGTAGCCTTCATCTTCATGGGCGCACCGTGGGGGGCTGTATTGGCGAAGAATTATCCAGTATTAGGATTGCTGGACTACATGCCAAGCAGCCAATTAATACATTTGCTGAACCTGAGCCCTGCCGGTTATTCGGCGGCAGAGGTGTGGCCGCCTCTGCTGATTATTGCAGCGTGGACAGCCGTGCTGACGCTTGTGTCTGTGGTGCTGTACCAGAAGCGGCTCCGGGACGAATAG
- a CDS encoding ABC transporter ATP-binding protein: protein MAVIQVEQVRKTFGARDALTEVSFSIPKGEIFGFLGPSGAGKTTLIKILTAQLKPTGGAAKVFDQPAEAMQQSAQKMRFGILTDNSGLYERLSIEENLELYRKLYDLPRSAVDQVLQFVNLSSERKKKTNTLSKGMRQRVMLACAIIHEPELLFLDEPTSALDPVNSAHIYKGLRYLNEKGTTIFITTHDMAEAELLCNRVAILYQGRIQTIGSPRELKRQHRENVIRVELTSGEAHELPVDGDTADRIADWMKRGLIERVETKEPSLGDIFIKMTGSELL from the coding sequence ATGGCGGTTATTCAGGTAGAGCAGGTCCGCAAGACCTTCGGGGCTAGAGATGCGCTGACAGAGGTGTCCTTCAGTATTCCAAAGGGGGAGATTTTCGGGTTCCTCGGTCCGAGCGGTGCAGGCAAAACCACCTTAATTAAGATTCTGACTGCACAGCTGAAGCCGACTGGCGGAGCGGCCAAAGTCTTCGATCAGCCGGCAGAGGCGATGCAGCAGTCGGCCCAGAAGATGCGTTTTGGTATTCTGACCGATAACAGCGGCCTGTACGAGCGGTTGTCCATAGAGGAGAATCTGGAGCTGTACCGGAAGCTGTACGATCTTCCCCGCTCTGCGGTGGATCAGGTGCTGCAGTTCGTTAATTTGAGCAGTGAGCGCAAGAAGAAAACAAACACGCTGTCCAAAGGCATGCGTCAGCGGGTGATGCTGGCCTGCGCCATTATCCATGAGCCGGAGCTGTTGTTTCTGGATGAGCCGACCTCGGCCCTGGACCCTGTGAATTCAGCGCATATCTATAAAGGCTTACGTTATCTGAACGAGAAGGGTACGACTATCTTCATCACAACGCATGATATGGCGGAGGCGGAGCTGCTCTGTAACCGTGTGGCGATTCTCTATCAGGGACGTATCCAGACCATCGGCTCTCCGCGGGAGCTGAAGCGTCAGCACCGCGAGAATGTGATCCGGGTGGAGCTGACCAGCGGAGAGGCTCATGAGCTTCCGGTGGATGGGGACACGGCGGACCGGATCGCGGATTGGATGAAGCGGGGACTTATTGAACGGGTAGAGACGAAGGAACCGAGCCTGGGTGATATTTTTATCAAAATGACGGGAAGTGAGCTGCTATGA
- a CDS encoding LytTR family transcriptional regulator DNA-binding domain-containing protein, whose protein sequence is MQFQPIYEDGELMMPKLELDLSANPSVGIITDLRRKQLLMEQLSRDSGNYLSWAGQNEYLRLTVEELISFLIRMSGREERAAVLTDYFALKEERKVRLMQLSSSKRVYVTLLRAFFAHQSTLVLEEPYFYLEEQDRRQLKRILDDLSQQKRILILTSNLEDALISCDVIYRLSGSGLHQLDIRDSEEDRQEAQKQDEANITLQKVSTKREDKVILFDPPEIDFIESVEGSILVHVGGEHYDCALTLTQLEARLLNFGFFRCHRSYIVNLQKVREIITWTKNSYSLRLNTGKEAVVPLSRSKLQELKALLKL, encoded by the coding sequence ATGCAATTTCAACCTATATATGAAGACGGAGAATTAATGATGCCGAAGCTCGAGCTTGATCTGTCAGCGAACCCTTCGGTTGGTATTATCACGGATTTGAGACGCAAGCAACTGTTAATGGAGCAATTGTCCCGGGATTCCGGCAATTATTTGTCATGGGCCGGGCAGAACGAGTATCTGCGGTTGACGGTAGAGGAGCTAATCTCGTTTCTGATCCGGATGTCGGGACGCGAAGAGCGTGCGGCTGTGTTAACTGATTATTTTGCGCTGAAGGAGGAACGTAAGGTCAGATTGATGCAGCTCAGCTCTTCGAAAAGGGTGTATGTGACCCTGCTGCGGGCTTTTTTCGCCCATCAATCCACGCTCGTATTGGAGGAGCCATATTTCTATCTGGAGGAGCAGGACCGCCGCCAGCTGAAGCGGATACTGGATGATCTGTCGCAGCAGAAAAGAATACTCATTCTGACCTCGAATCTGGAGGATGCGCTGATCTCCTGTGATGTCATCTACCGGTTGAGCGGGTCCGGGCTTCATCAGCTGGATATCCGCGATTCGGAAGAGGACAGGCAGGAAGCGCAGAAGCAGGATGAGGCCAACATCACCTTACAGAAGGTCTCGACCAAACGGGAGGATAAGGTGATTTTATTTGACCCGCCCGAGATTGATTTTATTGAAAGTGTAGAAGGCTCTATCCTGGTGCATGTCGGCGGTGAGCATTATGACTGTGCCCTGACCTTGACCCAGCTCGAAGCGCGGCTGCTGAATTTCGGCTTCTTCCGGTGTCATCGGTCTTACATCGTCAATCTGCAAAAGGTGCGGGAGATTATTACCTGGACGAAGAACAGCTACAGTCTGCGGCTGAACACCGGCAAGGAGGCCGTGGTTCCGTTATCCCGCTCCAAGCTGCAGGAACTTAAGGCGCTGCTTAAGCTGTAA
- a CDS encoding glycoside hydrolase family 88 protein, whose protein sequence is MMNWEQAIEQTLTTTRLNVKRFGERFPIVSIGDGKYHLTDHTNWTEGFWPGILWLSYEYSRDPEIHAAAIQATDSFRQRMLDGQALDHHDIGFLYSLSAKARWIADKDEASRLLALQAADQLMKRWRPGPQLFQAWGAEGDEDNGGRIIIDCLMNLPLLCWASEQTGDPVYARAARIHAETSRRFLVRGDDSSYHTFYFDQQTGDALRGGTAQGYQDGSTWTRGQAWGVYGFALAYRSFQEPHYLEASKRMARYFVEHLPADHVAYWDFDAPQQEGTPRDSSASAITVCGLLELLEHLPENDPDRDYFCDAVNKSMDSLINRYFTAGHPSEEGFLRHGSYSVRGNASPDDFMIWGDYFFLEALLRLERGVPGYWYERGTAQNTTI, encoded by the coding sequence ATGATGAACTGGGAGCAGGCGATTGAGCAGACGCTTACGACTACGCGGCTTAATGTGAAGCGATTTGGTGAGAGGTTTCCGATTGTAAGTATAGGGGACGGCAAATATCATCTGACAGACCACACCAACTGGACGGAGGGCTTCTGGCCCGGCATTCTTTGGCTAAGCTATGAATACAGCCGGGACCCGGAGATTCATGCCGCCGCCATCCAGGCGACTGACTCCTTCCGCCAGCGCATGCTGGACGGGCAGGCGCTGGATCACCACGATATCGGCTTCCTGTACTCACTGTCGGCCAAGGCCCGCTGGATTGCAGACAAGGATGAAGCCTCGCGCCTGCTCGCCTTGCAGGCAGCGGACCAGCTAATGAAGCGCTGGCGCCCCGGTCCGCAGCTCTTTCAGGCTTGGGGAGCCGAGGGGGATGAAGACAACGGCGGACGGATCATCATCGACTGCCTGATGAATCTGCCGCTCCTCTGTTGGGCCAGTGAACAGACCGGCGACCCGGTCTATGCCAGGGCTGCCCGTATCCACGCCGAGACAAGCCGCCGCTTCCTGGTGAGGGGCGACGACTCTTCTTACCATACCTTTTATTTCGACCAGCAGACGGGGGATGCCCTTCGTGGAGGTACGGCACAAGGGTATCAGGACGGCTCCACCTGGACGAGGGGACAAGCCTGGGGTGTCTACGGCTTCGCTCTCGCCTACCGCAGCTTCCAGGAGCCTCATTACCTCGAAGCCTCCAAAAGAATGGCCCGCTACTTCGTGGAGCATCTCCCCGCCGACCATGTGGCCTATTGGGATTTCGATGCCCCGCAGCAGGAAGGCACCCCGCGCGACAGCTCCGCTTCCGCCATCACCGTATGCGGTCTCTTAGAGCTGCTGGAGCATCTGCCGGAGAATGATCCCGACCGGGACTATTTCTGTGACGCCGTGAACAAATCCATGGACTCGCTGATCAATCGCTACTTCACCGCAGGCCACCCGTCAGAAGAGGGATTTCTGCGGCACGGCTCCTATTCGGTCAGAGGCAACGCCTCCCCGGATGATTTCATGATCTGGGGCGACTACTTCTTCCTGGAGGCGCTGCTACGTCTGGAACGGGGTGTTCCGGGGTATTGGTATGAGCGGGGGACGGCACAAAATACAACGATCTGA
- a CDS encoding MBL fold metallo-hydrolase has protein sequence MLNRIESFQGSRHFRLQYIADSTVAAVAVPGTGSLANAAIIDLGGLTLVVDTFATLEAAQDLKAAAEHLTGNPVSYVINTHWHSDHTTGNQVFVPDAQLIATSGTRETMNTFARDRVAQYQNNREKMLEAIREAELQGEQETDSKLKQEMAWENATDREFVNMLPQLVHTVPSVTFDRHMTIHGSNRSAQLITYGGGHTQSDAIVYLPEDKIVIIGDLVLSNHHPVLANANPQEWLYILEQVESLDVETIVPGHGEVCSLQQLHAVKGYISRMIAIVTEAAQNQQSIEEIEIPEEYRAWYFTTYFKTNLNKVYDLITALGE, from the coding sequence ATGCTGAACAGGATTGAATCATTTCAAGGCTCCAGGCATTTCCGGCTGCAATATATTGCAGATAGCACCGTTGCAGCGGTTGCCGTTCCAGGCACAGGCTCACTCGCAAACGCGGCCATTATTGACCTGGGGGGACTCACTTTGGTGGTGGACACATTCGCGACGCTGGAAGCCGCACAGGATTTGAAGGCTGCTGCTGAGCATCTCACAGGGAACCCTGTATCCTATGTAATCAACACACACTGGCACAGCGATCATACTACTGGCAATCAGGTATTTGTGCCTGACGCTCAGCTGATTGCAACATCAGGCACCCGTGAGACGATGAATACATTCGCCAGAGACCGGGTAGCCCAGTACCAGAACAACAGAGAGAAGATGCTAGAGGCGATCCGGGAAGCGGAATTGCAAGGCGAGCAGGAGACAGATAGCAAGCTGAAGCAGGAAATGGCTTGGGAGAATGCAACGGACCGTGAGTTCGTGAACATGCTGCCGCAGTTGGTTCATACAGTACCGAGCGTGACTTTTGACCGGCATATGACCATTCATGGCAGCAACCGCAGCGCGCAGCTCATTACATATGGCGGAGGACACACGCAGAGCGATGCTATTGTGTACCTACCAGAAGATAAAATTGTCATTATCGGGGACCTCGTACTCTCGAACCACCACCCTGTTCTAGCCAATGCCAATCCTCAGGAATGGCTGTATATTCTGGAGCAGGTTGAATCGCTGGACGTGGAGACGATTGTACCGGGGCATGGTGAGGTCTGCTCCCTGCAACAGCTTCATGCGGTGAAGGGATACATAAGCAGAATGATCGCCATCGTGACCGAAGCCGCTCAGAATCAGCAGAGTATTGAAGAGATCGAAATACCCGAAGAATACCGGGCTTGGTACTTCACAACCTATTTCAAGACGAATTTGAATAAGGTGTATGACCTGATTACTGCTTTAGGGGAGTAA